A portion of the Cryptomeria japonica chromosome 5, Sugi_1.0, whole genome shotgun sequence genome contains these proteins:
- the LOC131049743 gene encoding uncharacterized protein LOC131049743 isoform X1: MMAMVSGGFQSEGKMFEVQEVNVEMMKDRQEAIDSLNHKIKCAKKLGHENKQTRARAIALLKSWLAAQEIVKEEDMKKIWKGLFFCFCHAKNHRVQEDLIENFVSLLENLDLNLSQQYFTVFLMTLRQEWPGISDLQLDKFYHLLKQLLRHMFIVLNMSCWDPELVQSFMKNLIEQTFLTTEKCLSHGVNFYIADIYLNELEEFLPLHVDTFVLLMEPFYAVLVKASDDSFLRRIKISVFDRLLKYGRNLISSRQEGKHIDFKLQNLGTIAVTMGATSRLFKLATTSTSQANKRVLSELHQEFSQLDRLLISSEISLLFPEDNKAKLDKKSCLDKSSDSQAKNIFDGVDGSSMEILKAKEGPRFHKSQLQSNEPKGITEEAFVDNTVSVQEALKEGEILNVVVHQDSLQFDDSVVSNLEKHFEKVATEFEDCNSPLPSLVISLSPSSSRSQKRKRMMSAFKATDANGSLLDDKENEGIDAAVLWESTPRSKISGGEKGVKKVTFVLKNNLVWKPSTPLPPHSLRVPPSATPRGSALKRGVPPGPISLIKESPSPKKFTPKKRCTMAQNSSRMSQSNSPRTQSLWRAR; the protein is encoded by the coding sequence ATGATGGCTATGGTTTCTGGAGGTTTTCAATCAGAGGGGAAAATGTTTGAAGTCCAAGAAGTGAATGTTGAGATGATGAAGGACCGGCAGGAAGCGATTGACTCTTTGAACCATAAAATAAAATGTGCAAAGAAATTGGGCCATGAAAATAAGCAGACACGAGCCAGGGCTATTGCATTGCTGAAATCATGGCTGGCAGCTCAGGAGATTGTTAAAGAAGAGGatatgaagaaaatatggaagggTCTATTTTTCTGCTTTTGTCATGCTAAGAACCATCGTGTACAGGAAGATCTGATAGAAAACTTTGTATCGCTTCTTGAAAACCTTGATTTGAACTTATCTCAACAATATTTTACTGTTTTCCTGATGACCTTAAGACAAGAATGGCCTGGAATTAGTGATCTGCAGTTGGACAAGTTCTATCACTTGCTTAAGCAATTGCTCCGTCACATGTTTATTGTCCTCAATATGAGTTGTTGGGATCCTGAACTGGTACAAAGCTTCATGAAGAATTTGATAGAACAAACATTTCTAACTACTGAGAAATGTCTATCCCATGGAGTGAATTTTTATATTGCAGACATTTATCTGAATGAGCTTGAGGAGTTTCTTCCACTTCATGTAGATACTTTTGTACTCTTGATGGAGCCCTTTTATGCAGTTTTGGTAAAAGCATCTGATGATAGCTTTCTTAGGAGGATAAAAATCAGTGTGTTTGACCGCCTTCTAAAATATGGTCGAAATCTAATTAGTTCGAGGCAGGAAGGCAAGCATATCGATTTCAAGTTGCAGAATCTCGGTACCATTGCGGTGACAATGGGAGCAACAAGCAGACTTTTCAAGCTGGCTACTACATCTACTTCACAGGCCAACAAAAGGGTTTTGTCTGAGTTGCATCAAGAGTTCAGTCAGCTGGACCGACTTTTAATAAGTTCTGAAATATCACTTCTTTTTCCAGAGGACAACAAGGCGAAGCTTGACAAGAAGTCATGCCTAGATAAGTCGTCAGATAGCCAGGCTAAGAATATTTTTGATGGAGTTGATGGAAGTTCTATGGAGATACTCAAGGCAAAGGAAGGTCCCAGATTTCATAAAAGTCAGTTGCAGTCTAATGAGCCAAAGGGAATAACTGAGGAAGCATTTGTTGATAATACAGTGTCTGTTCAGGAAGCTCTGAAAGAAGGTGAAATTTTAAATGTTGTAGTTCATCAGGACTCTCTGCAATTTGACGATTCAGTGGTCTCAAATCTGGAGAAGCATTTTGAGAAGGTTGCAACAGAATTTGAAGATTGTAATTCCCCTCTTCCTTCTTTagtaatctctctctctccttcaagCAGCAGATCCCAAAAGAGGAAGAGAATGATGAGTGCGTTCAAGGCAACTGATGCAAATGGAAGCCTCTTAGACGATAAGGAAAATGAAGGAATAGATGCTGCTGTTTTGTGGGAATCCACTCCTAGAAGTAAGATAAGTGGTGGTGAGAAAGGTGTAAAGAAGGttacttttgttttaaaaaataatctaGTTTGGAAGCCTTCCACTCCGCTACCCCCTCACAGCTTGAGGGTACCCCCATCTGCCACACCAAGAGGCAGTGCTTTGAAGAGGGGAGTGCCTCCAGGACCTATTTCTCTCATTAAGGAATCTCCAAGCCCTAAAAAATTTACACCTAAAAAAAGGTGTACAATGGCACAAAATAGTTCAAGGATGTCACAAAGCAATTCTCCAAGAACTCAGTCTCTTTGGAGAGCAAGGTGA
- the LOC131049743 gene encoding uncharacterized protein LOC131049743 isoform X2, with translation MFEVQEVNVEMMKDRQEAIDSLNHKIKCAKKLGHENKQTRARAIALLKSWLAAQEIVKEEDMKKIWKGLFFCFCHAKNHRVQEDLIENFVSLLENLDLNLSQQYFTVFLMTLRQEWPGISDLQLDKFYHLLKQLLRHMFIVLNMSCWDPELVQSFMKNLIEQTFLTTEKCLSHGVNFYIADIYLNELEEFLPLHVDTFVLLMEPFYAVLVKASDDSFLRRIKISVFDRLLKYGRNLISSRQEGKHIDFKLQNLGTIAVTMGATSRLFKLATTSTSQANKRVLSELHQEFSQLDRLLISSEISLLFPEDNKAKLDKKSCLDKSSDSQAKNIFDGVDGSSMEILKAKEGPRFHKSQLQSNEPKGITEEAFVDNTVSVQEALKEGEILNVVVHQDSLQFDDSVVSNLEKHFEKVATEFEDCNSPLPSLVISLSPSSSRSQKRKRMMSAFKATDANGSLLDDKENEGIDAAVLWESTPRSKISGGEKGVKKVTFVLKNNLVWKPSTPLPPHSLRVPPSATPRGSALKRGVPPGPISLIKESPSPKKFTPKKRCTMAQNSSRMSQSNSPRTQSLWRAR, from the coding sequence ATGTTTGAAGTCCAAGAAGTGAATGTTGAGATGATGAAGGACCGGCAGGAAGCGATTGACTCTTTGAACCATAAAATAAAATGTGCAAAGAAATTGGGCCATGAAAATAAGCAGACACGAGCCAGGGCTATTGCATTGCTGAAATCATGGCTGGCAGCTCAGGAGATTGTTAAAGAAGAGGatatgaagaaaatatggaagggTCTATTTTTCTGCTTTTGTCATGCTAAGAACCATCGTGTACAGGAAGATCTGATAGAAAACTTTGTATCGCTTCTTGAAAACCTTGATTTGAACTTATCTCAACAATATTTTACTGTTTTCCTGATGACCTTAAGACAAGAATGGCCTGGAATTAGTGATCTGCAGTTGGACAAGTTCTATCACTTGCTTAAGCAATTGCTCCGTCACATGTTTATTGTCCTCAATATGAGTTGTTGGGATCCTGAACTGGTACAAAGCTTCATGAAGAATTTGATAGAACAAACATTTCTAACTACTGAGAAATGTCTATCCCATGGAGTGAATTTTTATATTGCAGACATTTATCTGAATGAGCTTGAGGAGTTTCTTCCACTTCATGTAGATACTTTTGTACTCTTGATGGAGCCCTTTTATGCAGTTTTGGTAAAAGCATCTGATGATAGCTTTCTTAGGAGGATAAAAATCAGTGTGTTTGACCGCCTTCTAAAATATGGTCGAAATCTAATTAGTTCGAGGCAGGAAGGCAAGCATATCGATTTCAAGTTGCAGAATCTCGGTACCATTGCGGTGACAATGGGAGCAACAAGCAGACTTTTCAAGCTGGCTACTACATCTACTTCACAGGCCAACAAAAGGGTTTTGTCTGAGTTGCATCAAGAGTTCAGTCAGCTGGACCGACTTTTAATAAGTTCTGAAATATCACTTCTTTTTCCAGAGGACAACAAGGCGAAGCTTGACAAGAAGTCATGCCTAGATAAGTCGTCAGATAGCCAGGCTAAGAATATTTTTGATGGAGTTGATGGAAGTTCTATGGAGATACTCAAGGCAAAGGAAGGTCCCAGATTTCATAAAAGTCAGTTGCAGTCTAATGAGCCAAAGGGAATAACTGAGGAAGCATTTGTTGATAATACAGTGTCTGTTCAGGAAGCTCTGAAAGAAGGTGAAATTTTAAATGTTGTAGTTCATCAGGACTCTCTGCAATTTGACGATTCAGTGGTCTCAAATCTGGAGAAGCATTTTGAGAAGGTTGCAACAGAATTTGAAGATTGTAATTCCCCTCTTCCTTCTTTagtaatctctctctctccttcaagCAGCAGATCCCAAAAGAGGAAGAGAATGATGAGTGCGTTCAAGGCAACTGATGCAAATGGAAGCCTCTTAGACGATAAGGAAAATGAAGGAATAGATGCTGCTGTTTTGTGGGAATCCACTCCTAGAAGTAAGATAAGTGGTGGTGAGAAAGGTGTAAAGAAGGttacttttgttttaaaaaataatctaGTTTGGAAGCCTTCCACTCCGCTACCCCCTCACAGCTTGAGGGTACCCCCATCTGCCACACCAAGAGGCAGTGCTTTGAAGAGGGGAGTGCCTCCAGGACCTATTTCTCTCATTAAGGAATCTCCAAGCCCTAAAAAATTTACACCTAAAAAAAGGTGTACAATGGCACAAAATAGTTCAAGGATGTCACAAAGCAATTCTCCAAGAACTCAGTCTCTTTGGAGAGCAAGGTGA